In a single window of the Rhodopirellula bahusiensis genome:
- a CDS encoding DUF1559 domain-containing protein, whose translation MAFTLVELLVVIAILGALAGLLLPAVQAAREAARRMNCNNNFKQLGVALHNYHAAYNNFPFSRIVNDTNWRGYGPVVGMLPFMEQQAAWEMISHPHTSESGTEYVAFGGFPWSVDYTPNRFQIPTLRCPSDPAENKTIGRINYGFCYGDAARYISFYWFHPDQNRSDPAYDWLGDEAVDRGMFAWNQRKRFRDCKDGTSQTMIMGEMATFLDDRSIIGTAAVFGDRQFQTDLQQCANTYDPEHPQFYKPGQEVIGFGSFSGQSNRGRWWADPIACNTAVNTIFAPNSVSCTYSTGPGSDWYGGVYTVTSRHQGGAHILMTDGSVKFVSDSINASTKGMDTNTTVTRYAPGPVHPADIESPFGVWGALGTSDSHESRANEAEL comes from the coding sequence TTGGCGTTCACGCTAGTCGAACTCTTGGTGGTGATCGCAATCCTGGGTGCCTTGGCGGGGTTGCTTCTGCCGGCGGTCCAAGCAGCTCGTGAAGCCGCCCGGCGAATGAACTGCAACAACAACTTCAAACAGTTGGGAGTCGCACTTCACAACTATCACGCCGCCTACAACAACTTCCCGTTCAGCCGAATCGTCAACGACACCAACTGGCGCGGCTATGGTCCGGTCGTCGGCATGCTCCCCTTCATGGAACAACAAGCCGCGTGGGAAATGATTTCCCATCCTCATACCAGCGAAAGCGGCACCGAATACGTCGCCTTTGGTGGGTTCCCATGGAGCGTCGATTACACACCCAACCGTTTCCAGATTCCCACGCTACGTTGCCCCTCCGATCCCGCCGAAAACAAAACGATCGGTCGCATCAACTACGGTTTTTGCTATGGCGATGCAGCTCGTTACATTTCCTTCTATTGGTTTCACCCCGACCAAAATCGCTCCGACCCAGCTTACGACTGGTTAGGTGACGAAGCGGTCGACCGCGGCATGTTCGCTTGGAATCAAAGAAAGAGATTCCGTGATTGCAAGGATGGAACCAGCCAAACGATGATCATGGGCGAGATGGCAACGTTCCTGGATGATCGCTCGATCATTGGAACCGCCGCCGTGTTCGGCGACCGTCAATTCCAAACCGATCTGCAACAGTGCGCCAACACTTACGACCCTGAACACCCGCAGTTCTATAAGCCTGGCCAAGAAGTGATCGGCTTTGGCAGCTTCAGCGGCCAATCCAACCGAGGACGCTGGTGGGCGGACCCGATCGCTTGCAACACCGCGGTCAACACAATCTTTGCACCTAACAGCGTCAGCTGCACCTATAGCACTGGACCAGGATCGGATTGGTACGGCGGCGTGTACACGGTTACCAGTCGCCACCAAGGTGGTGCTCATATTCTGATGACCGATGGGTCGGTCAAATTCGTCTCCGACTCGATCAACGCGTCGACCAAAGGCATGGACACCAACACAACGGTCACACGCTACGCACCGGGTCCCGTTCACCCGGCTGACATCGAAAGTCCCTTCGGCGTCTGGGGAGCTTTGGGAACGTCCGACTCTCATGAATCGCGAGCGAACGAAGCCGAGCTTTGA
- a CDS encoding FAD-dependent oxidoreductase, with protein MSAESNAPVRLVIVGGVAGGASAATRARRMNEQAEIILFEKDDDVSFANCGLPYHIGEEIKDRDALVVASADFLRRRFRLDVRTREEVVSIDREKRVVTVVRRGMTSEQDKTYEQPYDKVILAPGASPIVPDLPGVDSDNVLTLRNLVDMDRIKARVDSGSVRRAVVVGAGYIGLEMVEQLRRRGVAVDLIELRDQVLPLLDHEMARPIEEALRRNNVGVHTGVGLESIQRDGELATSVRLSDGKELPTELVILGIGVRPNARLASEAGLEIGGTGGISIDEYSRTSDPDIYAVGDASEPVYGPTGTPMRVPLAGPANRSGRLAGEHAVTGMSATATSVWGTSVVRVFDVSVGMTGLTRASAKRFGKEADSVTVVAKHHAGYFPGAETMTLKLVYEPNTGKVLGAQCVGGEGIDKRIDVIATAMHFGGSVRDLAGLDLAYAPPFGSAKDPVHMAAFAASNSLDGIESFRDSDASLEEVQIVDVRGATEIEKAPLCKASGSIHIPVDELRDRLDELDRTKPTVVSCAVGVRGHIAARILRQNGFEVQNLAGGATVRNRCFD; from the coding sequence ATGTCGGCTGAATCAAATGCACCCGTTCGCTTGGTCATCGTTGGTGGCGTCGCTGGAGGCGCTTCGGCGGCCACCCGAGCCCGACGCATGAACGAACAAGCTGAGATCATTCTGTTTGAAAAGGATGATGATGTTTCGTTCGCCAATTGTGGGCTGCCCTATCATATCGGGGAAGAGATCAAAGACCGCGACGCCTTGGTGGTGGCTTCAGCGGATTTTCTTCGTCGGCGTTTTCGGTTGGACGTGAGGACTCGGGAAGAAGTGGTCTCGATCGATCGCGAAAAGCGGGTTGTCACCGTGGTTCGGCGTGGCATGACATCTGAGCAAGACAAAACGTATGAGCAGCCTTATGACAAGGTGATCCTGGCACCGGGTGCTTCGCCAATCGTTCCGGATCTTCCGGGTGTTGATTCAGACAATGTTTTGACGTTGAGAAATTTGGTCGACATGGACCGGATCAAGGCTCGTGTGGATTCCGGATCGGTTCGCCGTGCCGTGGTCGTGGGAGCTGGTTACATCGGATTGGAAATGGTCGAGCAACTGCGCCGTCGCGGTGTGGCCGTTGACTTGATCGAGCTGCGCGATCAAGTCCTGCCGTTGCTCGATCATGAGATGGCTCGTCCGATTGAGGAGGCTTTGCGTCGAAACAATGTTGGTGTTCACACCGGCGTGGGGCTGGAGTCGATTCAGCGCGACGGAGAGTTGGCAACTTCTGTTCGATTGAGCGATGGAAAGGAATTGCCGACAGAGTTGGTGATCCTTGGAATCGGCGTCCGCCCCAACGCCCGGCTGGCGAGCGAAGCCGGTTTGGAAATCGGCGGAACTGGTGGCATTTCCATTGATGAGTATTCCCGGACCAGCGACCCGGATATCTATGCCGTTGGCGATGCATCCGAACCAGTTTACGGTCCAACCGGGACACCGATGCGAGTGCCTTTGGCTGGTCCAGCCAACCGTTCCGGACGACTGGCTGGCGAGCATGCGGTGACCGGAATGTCCGCCACGGCGACGTCGGTGTGGGGAACGAGCGTGGTGCGAGTGTTTGATGTTTCGGTTGGCATGACTGGATTGACACGAGCCTCGGCAAAACGGTTTGGCAAGGAAGCTGACAGCGTGACCGTCGTTGCAAAGCATCATGCGGGATACTTTCCCGGTGCCGAGACGATGACTTTGAAATTGGTCTATGAGCCGAATACTGGAAAGGTATTGGGGGCTCAGTGCGTTGGCGGTGAGGGCATCGATAAACGGATCGATGTGATCGCCACCGCGATGCATTTTGGCGGAAGCGTTCGTGACTTGGCTGGGTTGGATTTGGCCTACGCACCGCCATTCGGTTCGGCCAAGGACCCGGTTCACATGGCCGCCTTTGCGGCGAGCAACTCGCTGGATGGCATCGAATCGTTTCGCGATTCCGATGCTTCGCTCGAGGAGGTGCAAATCGTCGATGTCCGTGGTGCGACAGAGATCGAGAAGGCACCTCTTTGCAAAGCATCCGGTTCGATTCACATTCCCGTTGACGAGCTTCGTGATCGACTGGATGAACTGGATCGAACCAAGCCAACCGTTGTCAGTTGTGCCGTCGGAGTCCGCGGTCACATCGCCGCCAGGATTCTGCGACAGAACGGTTTCGAAGTTCAGAACCTTGCGGGCGGTGCCACCGTTCGCAATCGTTGCTTTGACTGA
- a CDS encoding aldehyde dehydrogenase (NADP(+)) → MSIASPATHPVLIAGTWREANAESTFQATDPNRNEKLDAAFPVSSWKDCDEALDAAVEAAAELRKLGPAKIADFMEAYADKIDGAKDQLVDTAFAETGLGRSPRLADVELPRTSNQLRAAAKACRTGNWAMPTVDTKTGIRSCLGPLGPVCVFGPNNFPFAFGSVSGGDFAAAIAAGNPVIGKANSSHPDTTRLFAELALAALAETGLPAATVQLIYRTSHADGEKLVSDPRVGATGYTGSRGAGLTLKAAADKAGKPIYLELSSVNPVVITPAALEERGDAIVDEFITSVLMGTGQFCTNPGMVMLVKGEATDKFIAAVKERFASAPAGTLLSPAVASSLGKAIEQLVGFGAELLAGGGEAEADRCAMANTLLKTSGSDFLGNPEGFQTEAFGNASLIVVADDLDQLCESIRHLEGNLTGCVYTATTGDDEDAYSQIAFELEPKVGRMLNDKMPTGVAVSPAMNHGGPYPATGHPGFTAVGVPGSLLRFGKLTSFDNVRETRLPALLQSAPPTADTWRLVDGSWTKDAIS, encoded by the coding sequence ATGTCCATCGCTTCTCCCGCCACGCACCCTGTTTTGATCGCTGGAACTTGGCGTGAAGCCAATGCTGAGTCCACTTTCCAGGCCACCGACCCCAACCGCAACGAAAAACTCGACGCCGCGTTTCCTGTGAGCAGCTGGAAAGATTGCGACGAAGCACTCGACGCAGCCGTGGAAGCCGCCGCTGAACTTCGCAAACTTGGTCCCGCCAAAATCGCCGATTTCATGGAGGCGTACGCGGACAAAATCGACGGCGCCAAAGATCAGCTCGTCGACACCGCCTTTGCTGAAACCGGACTGGGCCGTTCACCCCGCTTGGCCGATGTCGAGTTGCCTCGAACCAGCAACCAATTGCGTGCGGCTGCCAAAGCGTGCCGGACCGGCAACTGGGCCATGCCAACCGTCGACACAAAAACCGGCATTCGCTCCTGCCTCGGTCCACTCGGTCCCGTCTGCGTGTTCGGCCCCAACAACTTCCCCTTCGCTTTCGGCAGCGTTTCCGGTGGCGATTTCGCAGCTGCTATCGCGGCCGGCAACCCGGTGATCGGCAAAGCCAACAGTTCGCACCCCGACACCACACGTCTGTTCGCCGAACTGGCATTGGCCGCCTTGGCGGAAACTGGATTGCCCGCCGCAACCGTGCAACTTATTTACCGAACCAGCCACGCGGATGGCGAGAAACTGGTTTCTGATCCACGCGTTGGAGCGACTGGATACACCGGCAGTCGTGGGGCTGGACTGACACTCAAGGCCGCCGCCGACAAAGCTGGCAAGCCGATCTACTTGGAACTCTCCAGCGTCAATCCCGTCGTCATCACTCCCGCCGCCCTGGAAGAACGTGGCGATGCAATCGTCGATGAGTTCATCACCAGCGTCCTGATGGGAACCGGGCAATTCTGCACAAATCCCGGCATGGTGATGCTGGTCAAAGGCGAAGCCACCGACAAATTCATCGCTGCGGTCAAAGAGCGTTTCGCGAGTGCTCCAGCGGGAACGTTGCTCTCGCCCGCAGTTGCATCGTCGCTCGGCAAAGCCATTGAACAACTGGTTGGATTCGGCGCTGAACTCTTGGCTGGCGGTGGCGAAGCAGAAGCCGACCGCTGTGCGATGGCCAACACGTTGCTCAAGACCAGTGGCAGCGACTTCCTCGGCAATCCAGAAGGATTCCAAACCGAAGCCTTCGGCAACGCTTCTCTGATCGTTGTGGCGGACGACTTGGACCAGCTCTGTGAATCAATTCGCCATCTGGAAGGCAACCTGACCGGCTGCGTCTACACCGCGACCACCGGCGACGACGAAGACGCTTACTCTCAGATCGCGTTTGAGTTGGAACCCAAAGTCGGCCGGATGCTGAACGACAAGATGCCCACGGGCGTTGCCGTCAGCCCCGCGATGAACCACGGTGGCCCCTATCCCGCGACCGGTCACCCGGGCTTCACAGCCGTCGGAGTTCCCGGCTCGCTGCTTCGATTTGGGAAGCTCACGAGTTTCGACAACGTTAGAGAAACGCGCCTTCCTGCTTTGTTGCAATCGGCACCACCGACCGCTGACACCTGGCGTTTGGTGGACGGATCTTGGACGAAAGACGCGATTTCTTAG
- a CDS encoding serine/threonine protein kinase has protein sequence MASITSERFVEMVARSNLVDEATQERFLKKVREKCGGKLPASSKKLAMAYKKAGLLSDWHIEKLFTGKYKGFFLGKYKLLGHIGSGGMSSVYLAEHIGLGDKRAIKVLPKKRVNDASYLARFKLEAKAIASLNHPNIVLAHDIDNDGDVHYIVMEYVDGVDLQVLVRRDGPLDFSTAAELISQAARGLAHAHDRGVVHRDVKPANLLIDSDGRVRLLDMGLALVSKTGDDESLTVANNENVLGTADYLAPEQALNSHTVDHRVDIYGLGCTLYFLLTGRPPFAEGTLAQRIAKHQNEMPKAIRELRPECPGELEGIAVKMIQKDPRYRYQNATDVAEVLEKFAAAVPKGEVIRVGLGEGPDEDSSLSSMDFDSSSGSMVTQSNQDTLTNKNDDTLASSRSKLIREQDQAASESGRLVKVGSMGTPADMLEGSFLDLEVESGYKGPTGRAPSSGSRRGVGSGIDRGEGAAAQTQRNDSRNKGIDPVLLGTVVTSLFVAALALGYFLAKVTS, from the coding sequence ATGGCTTCGATCACATCGGAACGATTTGTCGAAATGGTTGCACGTAGCAACTTGGTCGACGAAGCCACGCAAGAACGGTTCCTGAAAAAGGTTCGCGAAAAGTGCGGTGGAAAGTTGCCGGCCAGTTCCAAGAAGCTGGCAATGGCCTACAAGAAAGCGGGCCTGCTGTCGGATTGGCACATCGAGAAACTGTTCACGGGAAAGTACAAAGGCTTCTTCCTCGGCAAGTACAAACTCCTCGGTCACATCGGGTCGGGTGGGATGAGCAGTGTGTATTTGGCCGAGCACATCGGGTTGGGCGACAAACGCGCGATCAAGGTGTTGCCCAAAAAACGCGTCAACGATGCTTCGTATCTGGCTCGCTTCAAACTGGAAGCGAAAGCGATCGCGTCGCTGAATCACCCCAACATCGTGTTGGCGCACGACATCGACAACGACGGCGATGTTCACTACATCGTGATGGAATATGTCGACGGGGTGGATTTGCAAGTGCTGGTGCGGCGCGACGGGCCACTCGATTTCTCGACCGCCGCCGAGCTCATCTCTCAAGCGGCTCGCGGGTTGGCGCACGCTCATGATCGCGGCGTCGTGCATCGAGATGTCAAACCTGCCAACTTGTTGATCGACAGCGACGGCCGTGTGCGGTTGCTGGACATGGGGTTGGCTCTGGTTTCGAAAACGGGCGACGACGAATCATTGACCGTCGCCAACAACGAAAACGTCCTCGGCACGGCCGACTACTTGGCACCCGAGCAGGCTCTGAACAGTCACACCGTTGACCACCGAGTCGACATCTACGGCCTTGGCTGCACGTTGTATTTCTTGCTGACCGGTCGTCCTCCGTTCGCCGAAGGCACGCTCGCCCAGCGAATTGCAAAGCACCAAAATGAAATGCCCAAAGCGATTCGAGAATTGCGACCGGAATGCCCGGGCGAACTCGAAGGCATCGCGGTGAAGATGATCCAAAAGGATCCTCGCTATCGCTATCAAAACGCCACCGACGTCGCCGAGGTCTTGGAAAAGTTTGCAGCGGCGGTTCCCAAGGGCGAAGTGATTCGAGTCGGGTTGGGCGAAGGTCCAGATGAAGACAGCAGTTTGTCTTCGATGGATTTCGATAGCAGCTCGGGATCAATGGTCACGCAGTCCAACCAAGACACGCTGACGAACAAGAACGACGACACGCTGGCGAGTAGTCGATCGAAGCTCATTCGTGAACAAGATCAAGCGGCCAGCGAAAGTGGTCGATTGGTAAAGGTTGGGTCGATGGGAACTCCCGCCGACATGTTGGAAGGCAGCTTCCTCGATTTGGAAGTCGAGTCCGGATACAAAGGGCCCACGGGGCGGGCACCCAGTTCCGGTAGTCGGCGCGGAGTCGGTTCCGGCATCGATCGAGGTGAAGGGGCAGCGGCACAAACGCAACGCAACGACAGTCGGAACAAGGGCATTGATCCGGTTTTGTTGGGCACCGTGGTGACATCGCTTTTCGTCGCTGCATTGGCACTGGGTTATTTCCTCGCGAAAGTGACGTCTTGA
- a CDS encoding ArsR/SmtB family transcription factor, with amino-acid sequence MAASKSRTGKRASEEPTKPAGDVQAFAEAAECLKTLAHPVRLRIVQLLLHSRYTVGEIAADCEIADNLASEHLRLLQRCGFLDSEREGRRVYYKVVEPHLSKLMACVESRFLTEI; translated from the coding sequence ATGGCCGCATCAAAATCACGCACCGGCAAACGTGCCTCGGAAGAACCCACCAAACCGGCCGGCGACGTGCAAGCTTTCGCTGAGGCGGCGGAATGCCTGAAAACACTGGCTCACCCGGTCCGATTGCGGATCGTCCAGTTGCTGCTGCACAGCCGTTACACGGTGGGTGAAATCGCGGCCGATTGCGAAATCGCGGACAACTTGGCGTCCGAGCACCTGCGCTTGCTGCAGCGTTGTGGTTTTCTCGACAGTGAACGCGAGGGCCGCCGGGTTTACTACAAAGTGGTTGAACCTCACCTCAGCAAACTGATGGCTTGCGTGGAATCACGGTTTTTGACCGAGATTTGA
- a CDS encoding TIGR04282 family arsenosugar biosynthesis glycosyltransferase, with amino-acid sequence MPNAKGGIVDESDIAEWSRAPPFPDSVKSFFMPKPPSTPLRSLETSAPNIRKLGVMAKVAIEGKVKTRLGDTIGFDKSAQIHQRFLDHLFGRLQDWGDERHWVASPIESVSRTTFTPPSQWRIIDQGGGNLGDRMRRWFTDHVFDRPALPRTNAVLIGADCPLLSHADLDKAARLFRECDLVLGPAADGGYYLIGLSGSFQSSDSTANSEPHQRTTESDCPRPGIPSPQQILDTLWNDIPWSTDEVFDRTVAAAESIGMRVGTLPVRSDVDTEEDLTALLHQIEHPVDNEEVPSDDIELARDLRRILSDQTT; translated from the coding sequence TTGCCGAACGCCAAGGGCGGAATTGTAGACGAATCCGACATCGCTGAGTGGTCGCGAGCGCCGCCGTTTCCTGACTCCGTCAAATCATTTTTCATGCCCAAACCGCCGTCGACTCCACTCCGTTCGCTCGAGACCTCTGCCCCGAACATCCGCAAGCTCGGTGTGATGGCCAAAGTCGCGATCGAAGGGAAAGTCAAAACGCGATTGGGCGATACCATTGGTTTCGACAAATCGGCCCAGATTCACCAACGATTTCTGGATCATCTATTCGGCAGATTGCAGGACTGGGGCGACGAACGGCACTGGGTCGCTTCCCCCATCGAATCCGTTTCCCGGACCACATTCACACCACCATCTCAGTGGCGGATCATCGACCAGGGTGGCGGAAATCTGGGCGACCGAATGCGACGCTGGTTTACCGATCATGTCTTCGACCGCCCTGCCCTGCCCCGCACCAACGCAGTTTTGATCGGTGCCGATTGCCCGCTGCTGAGTCACGCAGATCTCGACAAGGCCGCTCGACTCTTTCGGGAATGTGATTTGGTGCTGGGACCGGCCGCGGATGGTGGTTACTACCTGATCGGGCTATCGGGATCGTTCCAGTCTTCGGACTCAACCGCGAATTCCGAGCCTCACCAGCGGACAACTGAAAGCGATTGCCCGAGGCCAGGCATTCCCTCGCCGCAACAGATATTGGACACCCTGTGGAACGATATCCCATGGAGCACCGACGAAGTCTTCGACCGCACGGTCGCGGCGGCGGAGTCGATTGGTATGCGAGTTGGCACGCTTCCGGTCCGATCGGATGTCGACACGGAAGAAGACCTGACTGCCCTCCTTCATCAAATCGAACATCCAGTCGACAATGAGGAAGTGCCCTCCGACGACATTGAACTCGCCCGAGACCTCCGCCGCATCCTTTCCGACCAAACGACCTGA
- a CDS encoding lysophospholipid acyltransferase family protein, with protein sequence MTVVLDRPYEFVPPYRGNLWPSAIQNFRLIDWHLRKKEAVLSFECRNAERFAESLRAGHGILLAPNHCRYADPIVLGWLARQVNTHLYAMASWHLFNTNKFEQFALRRMGAFSVFREGNDRKALETAIDILVSGERPLVLFPEGTTNRTNDLLKPLLDGVSFIARSAAKKRAKQDKGQVVVHPVGLKYLCLEDAHDWAHEQLAELERTLSWQPASAPGSIEKLIERLLRVSQAYLALKEIEFTGHASTGELSPRRDALIEKLLLQAEERYSLVAKPTEDVRERVRKIRAAVSTTFFAAEEAVRDPATFRRDAERADLAQFLLSFPDEYLTPGKITDTRIVETIQRIQEAIFGKAKESLPMSVVIDVGEAIPVPAGRPPRGEADPVLCQLREQLHTMVTSLSQEAKLLA encoded by the coding sequence TTGACTGTTGTTCTTGATCGGCCCTACGAATTTGTGCCGCCTTATCGCGGAAACCTTTGGCCCTCCGCAATTCAAAACTTTCGGTTGATCGACTGGCACCTTCGGAAGAAGGAAGCCGTCCTCAGTTTTGAATGCCGCAACGCCGAACGATTCGCTGAATCGTTGCGAGCCGGCCACGGCATCCTTCTGGCACCCAACCATTGCCGCTACGCCGATCCGATCGTGCTGGGGTGGTTGGCTCGCCAGGTCAACACGCACCTGTATGCGATGGCCTCGTGGCATCTCTTCAATACCAATAAATTCGAACAGTTCGCACTTCGCCGGATGGGAGCCTTCAGCGTTTTTCGCGAGGGAAACGATCGCAAGGCGTTGGAAACAGCGATCGATATTTTGGTCAGCGGCGAGCGACCGCTGGTGTTGTTCCCCGAAGGAACCACGAACCGCACCAACGATCTTCTGAAGCCACTCCTGGATGGTGTCTCATTCATCGCTCGATCCGCCGCGAAGAAACGTGCGAAGCAAGACAAAGGTCAGGTCGTTGTTCATCCCGTTGGCCTGAAATACCTGTGTCTCGAAGACGCTCACGATTGGGCCCACGAGCAGTTGGCTGAGCTCGAGCGAACGCTGAGCTGGCAACCAGCCTCCGCACCAGGATCGATCGAGAAACTGATCGAGCGATTGCTTCGAGTTTCGCAGGCGTACTTGGCGTTGAAAGAGATCGAATTCACCGGCCACGCGTCGACGGGTGAACTCAGTCCCCGGCGAGATGCTTTGATCGAGAAGTTACTTCTGCAGGCCGAAGAACGGTATAGCTTGGTGGCGAAGCCGACGGAGGATGTTCGAGAACGCGTTCGGAAAATCCGTGCCGCGGTTTCAACGACGTTCTTTGCTGCTGAGGAAGCGGTTCGTGACCCTGCGACTTTTCGTCGCGACGCAGAACGCGCGGACTTGGCACAGTTTCTCCTTTCGTTTCCCGATGAATATTTGACACCGGGGAAAATCACCGACACTCGCATCGTAGAAACGATCCAACGCATCCAAGAGGCCATTTTTGGCAAGGCGAAGGAGTCTCTTCCGATGAGTGTCGTGATTGATGTTGGGGAAGCAATCCCGGTTCCTGCCGGACGTCCACCGCGCGGAGAAGCTGATCCGGTGCTTTGCCAATTGCGTGAACAACTGCATACAATGGTGACATCGTTGTCCCAAGAGGCCAAATTGTTGGCCTGA
- a CDS encoding NAD(P)/FAD-dependent oxidoreductase: MSASSTSTSDQPSQPAQEATGTLIVGGGVIGLSIAWELVRRGEDVTVIDRGPIAHGTSWAAAGIFPPANFDRATDPIDRLRGFSHTLWPLWCQQLLDQTGIDPGLIRCGGLYLAETVGEASALTGMMSYWGDLDLECERIEATDLLRRQPRLKDWAQTNPWIQSHPNSAAWWTPDEYQIRPSRLLTALATACQSRGVVLLPHTSVLDLSTDDTGCTAKVMTRDATEHTLRCDRVVLCGGASIGSICPEIRLESSVIPIRGQILLLHSETFTDPIVLNVGNRYLVARGDGNVLVGSCEEEVGFEEGTTCEVIQGLRHFANRVCPELESATVVSQWSGHRPMTFDGFPMIGRVPDQSNLFVAGGHYRSGIHLASGTAVAMADILEGKQSFMDLSAFSVGKQQAVVH; encoded by the coding sequence TTGTCCGCCTCTTCAACCTCAACGAGCGACCAGCCCAGCCAGCCTGCCCAGGAAGCAACTGGCACGCTGATCGTGGGCGGTGGCGTGATCGGACTTTCCATCGCTTGGGAATTGGTCCGCCGAGGCGAGGACGTGACAGTGATTGACCGTGGCCCGATCGCTCATGGAACCTCATGGGCCGCCGCAGGCATCTTTCCGCCAGCCAACTTCGATCGCGCGACCGACCCGATTGATCGTCTTCGTGGATTCAGCCACACGCTTTGGCCGTTGTGGTGCCAACAACTCCTGGATCAAACCGGCATCGATCCCGGACTGATTCGTTGCGGCGGTTTGTACTTGGCCGAAACAGTCGGTGAAGCGTCCGCCCTGACCGGAATGATGTCGTACTGGGGCGACCTTGATTTGGAATGCGAACGAATCGAAGCGACCGATTTGCTCCGCCGACAACCTCGACTCAAAGATTGGGCACAGACCAACCCATGGATTCAGTCGCATCCAAACAGCGCCGCTTGGTGGACACCCGATGAATATCAAATTCGCCCGTCGCGATTGCTGACGGCTTTGGCCACCGCCTGCCAAAGTCGAGGCGTTGTTTTGCTGCCGCACACTTCCGTCCTAGATCTCTCGACGGACGATACCGGTTGCACCGCGAAGGTCATGACTCGAGATGCCACCGAACACACTTTGCGGTGCGACCGCGTGGTTCTTTGCGGCGGGGCTTCGATCGGCAGCATCTGCCCCGAGATCCGACTGGAGTCCTCGGTGATTCCAATCCGTGGTCAGATCCTGTTGCTGCACAGCGAAACGTTCACGGACCCGATCGTGCTCAACGTCGGCAACCGCTACTTGGTTGCTCGCGGAGATGGAAACGTGTTGGTCGGTTCTTGCGAAGAAGAAGTGGGCTTTGAAGAAGGCACCACCTGCGAAGTCATTCAAGGACTCCGGCACTTCGCGAATCGAGTTTGCCCGGAACTTGAATCAGCCACCGTCGTCTCGCAGTGGTCAGGTCACCGACCAATGACGTTCGACGGCTTCCCAATGATCGGACGCGTGCCAGATCAATCGAACCTGTTTGTCGCGGGCGGTCACTATCGCAGCGGGATCCACCTGGCCAGCGGAACCGCCGTCGCGATGGCTGACATTCTCGAAGGCAAACAGTCCTTCATGGACCTGTCCGCCTTTTCAGTTGGCAAACAGCAAGCCGTTGTGCATTGA